TGAAGCTTCTGACCAAGGAGATTATAGTACCATCGGGAGCTGATAAGCCCATATTCTGGTTAGCTCCAATAATGTTCGTAGCTACTGCAGCTGCGGTAGTTGCACTGATTCCGGTAGCTCCAGGTTGGGTAGTCGCTGATGTTGACGTAGGGCTAATCGCTGTCTTTGCAATACTCGGCTTTTTCCCGTTGATTGCGTTATTATTTTCATGGGCAAGTAACAGTAAATACCCGTTCATTGGTGGACTGAGGGCCCTCCATCAAATGATTGCCTTTGAAATACCATTTTTCTTGTCGGCATTGCCGGTCGTTTTACTATCATCGTCTCTTAATCTCACCGAGATTGCGAGATCGCAGTATATGATCTGGAATATATTTTTGCTGCCGATTAACGCTTTTGTTTTCTTTATATCTTCTCTGGCTGAATTAGAAAGGATTCCATTTGATTTGCCCGAGGCTGAAAGTGAAATAGTTGCAGGCTGGTTAACTGAGACTACTGGGATGATTTATGGACTCATCCAGCTTGGTAGTTATTTGAAACTATACGCCCTTGCAGGTTTGTTTGTAATTCTCTTTTTAGGTGGATGGTATGGACCACAAATATTTCCTCCTGAATTAATTCCTGGAGCTCATGAATCTAACTTACCATTGTTGCAAATGCTAGCCTTAGATGGAGTATACAATGCTATTACGGTAAACAGCGTATTCTGGTTTTTGATAAAAACAATTTTCATCATCTTTCTGATGTTAGTTATTAGAGGTATCAATCCGAGAATTAGAATTGATATTTTACTTCACACAGGATGGTACAAGCTAATAGTTTTAACATTCATAAATCTGTTTGTTGTTTTGATGTTGATTTACGGTGGAATTATTGGACCGGAGGGAGTGATTTCGATAAGGTGAACACTGCAACAGGATTCATAAAAGCGCTGGAGTCTGGAACTAAGCATTTAGTTTTAAAAAGATTTACATTTCGTTATCCCCAGGAAAAGTTGAAATTTGTGGGTGACGGGTACCAATTTGACCCTAAGAAAGGAGTCGGGATTGCGGGGACCAGAGGTAGACATATTTTATTTCATGACAAATGTACCGGTTGTCAACTTTGCGCTATAGCTTGCGAGGGGATAGCAGAAGCAATCACTATGGTAAAAGTCGATGAACAGTGGAAGCAAAATAAGAAATCCATAATGCCTCAAATAGATTATGGAAAATGTGTTTTCTGTGGTTTGTGTGTCGATGCGTGCCCCTTTTATGCTTTATATATGACAAATGACTATGAGTTGTCTTCTTTCACCAAATCTCATTTGATATACACACCGTCCCAGTTGGCTGTAAAACCAAAATATGATGGCGAGGTCGAAATAAAAATAGGCTCACGAGGTGCATATCATGGTAGATAGTATTTTCATAGGTCTATCTGTTATCACCATTGGATCAGCTATCTTATCTCTTGAAAGCCGCGAGTTATTGTACGGAGGTATAGCATTGGCAGTTTCGATGCTTGGGATCGCAGGCTACTTCATCATTTTAGACGCACCATTTGTTGCAATGTTCCAAATCGCAGTATACGTAGGTGCAGTTGCGGTTCTTATCATATTTACAGTAATGCTAGTACGGGCTCCAAATACTATAACCAAAAAAGAAACCAGGAAAAGAAAGATAGCTGGTATTCTGCTTGGGCTGGCCTTCCTTATTTTAGCTGGATCCATATTAGGAAACTCTGCTGCAACCCAGCTGAAATTTAATGATACGGTTCCAATATTTGATGTACAGGCAATAGGAAAAGAATTATTAACGTACTACTCACCGGTATTGTTAGTATTGGCATTAACGCTGGCTGCAGCTGTAATAGGCGCTCTGGCCTTGGCACGCAGAGAGGATATTGAGGAAAGAAATGAACCAACCAACTGATTTTCTATATATAGCTGTAATCCTCATATCTATTGGAATTTATGGATTAGTTGTAAAAAGAAATGCACTGCGGTTGATATTTTCTATTGAGTTAATTGCAAATGCTGTAAATCTGGTACTTATTGCATTTTCAAGAATGCTGCCTAGTCCTCAGGGACAAGTCTTTGTACTATTCTCAATAGCAATATCTGCAGCAGAGGTTGCAGTAGGCTTGGGAATTATTATCATAGCATATAGGTTCTACAAAGATATAGATATTACTGAATATAAGAACCTAAAGAATTAATTTTACTCAACAACTATTTTTTTGAAAATTCAACCGTATAATATATAAAGGAAGTCAATGTCGTTGAGGTAGGGGTATTCGGAGCAAGAGATGTAGATGGTGGATTCTTCCTATTATCTTATGGTGGCAACATTTATGCCCTTGATATTATCTCCGGTAGTGTATTTTTTGGGAAAACGAAAGGGAATAAACATTACAACGTGGTTGACTTTTGGAACTTTAGCTATCTCAACTGTGCTAGTGATTATTCCATGTATAGGTCTCGGTTCTGGAGGATCGTATCAAGAAGTCTTTGATTGGAGTCAATTAGGTCATTTCGGGTTAAAATTAGATGGTTTGAGCATTCCTTTTGCTATTACGATTTATTTGTTATCAACTATTATTGTGATTTATTCAAAGCCATATATGATCAGAAAAATTCTTCTTCAGTATGAACAGCTAAAGAGTTCCTCTAATCTGGAAATGAATGATGCTGAAAGCGAATTGTATTCTAATAAGGACGGGAAATCTTTCTCTTCTTTGGTCTTATCGACCGATCAAAAGTCCTATCTAAATAGTCAGCTGGGCCTGTATTATTCTCTTTATCTTGTGTTTGCAATGGGTATGCTTGGTACTGTTTTGGCTACCAATTTGTTTGAATTTTATGTATTTTTTGAACTGATGTTAGTTCCTTCATTCTTTTTGATTGCATTTTTTGGATACGGAAACAAAAAAAGAACTTCATTAATGTTCTTTTTCTGGGCCCATGTCGGCGCCGTTATCTTATTGTTGGGATTAATGGCAATGGGATTTCTGACTGGTGGATTTGATTATGATACAGTTAGGGCAAACGCATCCCAAATTCCACAAGCATGGATTGCTGTAATTGTTGCGGCGCTTATTATTGGATTTGGTGTAAAACTAGCTGCTTTTCTTGTCCACGTTTGGTTACCAGATACATACACTGACGCACCCACTCCAATTTCAGTGCTAATATCATCAGCAATGACTGGAATAGGAGCCTATGGTTTGATTAGAATATGGATTGAACTGTTATCAGGTCCTGGAAACTATACTGATTATAGTATTTACATAACCATTTGGGGAGTTGCTACAATGATATATGGAGGTGCCATGGCTCTAATGCAAAAAGATATCAAAAGAGTTTTGGCATATTCTAGCATAAGTTCAATGGGGTATCTTCTTTTTGGTATAGGCTCAGAAAGTGTCCTTGGCCTTAGTGGTGCAATCTTTATGTATGTTACCCATGCTTTAGGTAAGGGTCTGTTGTTCATGATGGCAGGTTCAGTTATCTTGCAAACAGGAACAAGAAATATGGATAAATTAGGTGGATTGGGAGGAAAAATGCCGTATACTGCTGTATTTGCAATGATCGGTGGATTAACTATCATAGGTGTACCAATAACAAGTGGTTTTATGTCTGAGTGGGTCCTCTTTAATGGAGCCTTACAAGATGCGGTAGTTAACTGGAGCGCTGTAAAGGCTGTCTCATTTGCTTTGGCTATTACTACCACGATATTGACCTCTGCTTATATATTGTGGATGTACAAAAGAATCTTCTATGGCATTACTCCAGAAACATTAAAAAACGTACGTGATTCGAGTAAGTATGTTTTAGTAACCATGGGAATTTTGGCTTCATTAACGTTGGTTCTGGGATTATATCCCGATTTATTTTATAAACCCATTATAGGGTATGTTGAAAGTTTGTATCCTGATTCCGATGTGCTTATACCAGTAAAGATCACCCCTGGAACAGGACAAGTAAATGATGAACCTACAAACACTACGCAGGCTAGTAATGTTGCTTTTTCAGGCGGAACTGACTACCCGAGGACATATCCTTTAGCTAAAAGCCAAGTGGATCATCCAACCACTTTTTAGGTGAATAGCGGTGGTTGAAGTTATAGGTTTTGAAGGAATAGGTGTAAATGCATGGTTAATCTGGATGACTCCATTTATAGGAGCTGCACTAATTCCAATTCTAAGAAAAAAGAGTGAAAAAATCAAAGGCTACGTTGCTGTCGCTTTTTCAGTTATTAGTGCCCTTTTGGCTTTGAGTATACTTCCATTAGGCTTATCAAATGGCGAGATTCATAGCCAAATTCCTTGGTTTTCTGCCCTAAATATAGACGCAGGTGTATTAGCTGATCCCCTTGCCATAATCATGAGTAATTTGGTTGCTTGGATTTCGGTGGCAATTTTTGTTTATTCTGTTTCCTATATGCACGGACAAAAATCACTTATAAGATATTGGTTCTTTATGTTGTTTTTCATCGGATCGATGCAACTAATTGTGTTATCTGACAATTTGTTGATGGTATTTTTCGGCTGGGAAGGTGTGGGACTTGCATCTTATGCCCTAATAGGATTTTGGTATACCGATAGAAAGAAAGATTATGTTGGCAGAGAGGGACATACTGCTTGGGGAATACCTCAGT
This Candidatus Nitrosocosmicus oleophilus DNA region includes the following protein-coding sequences:
- a CDS encoding complex I subunit 1/NuoH family protein; the protein is MHTTLFKAAVFPGFVFAALIAAVTIFVERKLLAKMQLRVGPLYAGKVEGIFQLLADGLKLLTKEIIVPSGADKPIFWLAPIMFVATAAAVVALIPVAPGWVVADVDVGLIAVFAILGFFPLIALLFSWASNSKYPFIGGLRALHQMIAFEIPFFLSALPVVLLSSSLNLTEIARSQYMIWNIFLLPINAFVFFISSLAELERIPFDLPEAESEIVAGWLTETTGMIYGLIQLGSYLKLYALAGLFVILFLGGWYGPQIFPPELIPGAHESNLPLLQMLALDGVYNAITVNSVFWFLIKTIFIIFLMLVIRGINPRIRIDILLHTGWYKLIVLTFINLFVVLMLIYGGIIGPEGVISIR
- a CDS encoding NADH-quinone oxidoreductase subunit I, coding for MNTATGFIKALESGTKHLVLKRFTFRYPQEKLKFVGDGYQFDPKKGVGIAGTRGRHILFHDKCTGCQLCAIACEGIAEAITMVKVDEQWKQNKKSIMPQIDYGKCVFCGLCVDACPFYALYMTNDYELSSFTKSHLIYTPSQLAVKPKYDGEVEIKIGSRGAYHGR
- a CDS encoding NADH-quinone oxidoreductase subunit J family protein, with amino-acid sequence MVDSIFIGLSVITIGSAILSLESRELLYGGIALAVSMLGIAGYFIILDAPFVAMFQIAVYVGAVAVLIIFTVMLVRAPNTITKKETRKRKIAGILLGLAFLILAGSILGNSAATQLKFNDTVPIFDVQAIGKELLTYYSPVLLVLALTLAAAVIGALALARREDIEERNEPTN
- the nuoK gene encoding NADH-quinone oxidoreductase subunit NuoK, which gives rise to MNQPTDFLYIAVILISIGIYGLVVKRNALRLIFSIELIANAVNLVLIAFSRMLPSPQGQVFVLFSIAISAAEVAVGLGIIIIAYRFYKDIDITEYKNLKN
- a CDS encoding complex I subunit 4 family protein; the protein is MVDSSYYLMVATFMPLILSPVVYFLGKRKGINITTWLTFGTLAISTVLVIIPCIGLGSGGSYQEVFDWSQLGHFGLKLDGLSIPFAITIYLLSTIIVIYSKPYMIRKILLQYEQLKSSSNLEMNDAESELYSNKDGKSFSSLVLSTDQKSYLNSQLGLYYSLYLVFAMGMLGTVLATNLFEFYVFFELMLVPSFFLIAFFGYGNKKRTSLMFFFWAHVGAVILLLGLMAMGFLTGGFDYDTVRANASQIPQAWIAVIVAALIIGFGVKLAAFLVHVWLPDTYTDAPTPISVLISSAMTGIGAYGLIRIWIELLSGPGNYTDYSIYITIWGVATMIYGGAMALMQKDIKRVLAYSSISSMGYLLFGIGSESVLGLSGAIFMYVTHALGKGLLFMMAGSVILQTGTRNMDKLGGLGGKMPYTAVFAMIGGLTIIGVPITSGFMSEWVLFNGALQDAVVNWSAVKAVSFALAITTTILTSAYILWMYKRIFYGITPETLKNVRDSSKYVLVTMGILASLTLVLGLYPDLFYKPIIGYVESLYPDSDVLIPVKITPGTGQVNDEPTNTTQASNVAFSGGTDYPRTYPLAKSQVDHPTTF